GAGATCGATCTCGGCCTCGGCGCCGGCCAGCTCGGCATGGAGTTCGCCGAGTTTCTCCGGGTCACGGCCGTGGAGGATCAGCCGACCGGGCTCCTGGCTGAGTGCCTGCGCGAGACCGCGGCCCAGGCCACCGGTGGCACCGGTGAGGAGAATGGTCCGTTCCATCATCAGCGCCCGATGACGCCGCAGGCGAGGCGGTCACCGGCGTCGCCGGCCCCGGTGGTGTCCTCGTCCGGGCCGTCGGCGGCGTAGCGCTCCGGGATGTGGGCGTAGTTGTCCGGGTCGGCGTGGATGATCACCGCGGTGCCGTCCTCGTCCTTAAGATCCGCCAGGGTGATGCGGTCGGTGGTGAAGGACAGGGACGCGTCGCCGGAGTTCTGGACCAGTAGCTGCGGAAGATCACCGGCGTGATCCGGGTGATCCGCCTCGTCGCTGCCGAGGTGCCCGCCGGCGGAGAGGAAGTCACCGGTGTCGGCAGGGCCGTCCGGGGCGGCGGAGTCGGTCTCGCACACGCCGGCGCCGTGGAGATGGAAGCCATAGAAGCCGGGCTCCATGCCGCTCAGGGACGCGGTCACCTCGACGGCGGAGTCGGTGCCGTCGGCCTCGGTGAACTGGACGGTGCCCAGTTCGGTGCCGTCCGCGTCGGTGAGGGTGGCGGAGGGGCCGTCGGCGGCCGCGGTGGTGGTCTCGGACACCGCCTCGGTGGGGTCGGTGGTGGCTGCGGTGTCGGCCGCCGTTGCGGTGTCAGTCTCTGCGTCAGTGGCGGTGTCGGTGGTGGTGTCGGCGTCATCGGTTGCGCAGGCGCTCACGGTGACCAGGGCGGTGGCGCCCAGTGCGGCGAGGGCGGTGCGGGTGAGGTGTCGCATGAGGTGTCTCCTTCTGACGTCAGGGGTCATTCCAGTGGTCATCGTGAGTGATGGCGAACTGGCGGGGAAAGACTCCTCTGTCGCGGTGTTCGTGGGCGGAACCCTTCCGGGCCTGCTCGGCTCTGGTATTCCCCACAATACATATAATCGGCAACGCATTCATTGCCCCCGGGGAGAGCGATGCCTACGTTCGCAGCA
Above is a window of Corynebacterium suedekumii DNA encoding:
- a CDS encoding superoxide dismutase family protein is translated as MRHLTRTALAALGATALVTVSACATDDADTTTDTATDAETDTATAADTAATTDPTEAVSETTTAAADGPSATLTDADGTELGTVQFTEADGTDSAVEVTASLSGMEPGFYGFHLHGAGVCETDSAAPDGPADTGDFLSAGGHLGSDEADHPDHAGDLPQLLVQNSGDASLSFTTDRITLADLKDEDGTAVIIHADPDNYAHIPERYAADGPDEDTTGAGDAGDRLACGVIGR